A window of Citrus sinensis cultivar Valencia sweet orange chromosome 7, DVS_A1.0, whole genome shotgun sequence contains these coding sequences:
- the LOC102616527 gene encoding photosystem I reaction center subunit VI-2, chloroplastic translates to MASLATIAAVQPVTIKGLGGSSLAGTKLTVKPTRQNLRPKSFKAGAVVAKYGDKSVYFDLEDLGNTTGQWDLYGSDAPSPYNSLQSKFFETFAAPFTKRGLLLKFLILGGGSTLAYFSATASGDILPIKKGPQLPPKLGPRGKI, encoded by the exons ATGGCATCTCTTGCAACCATAGCTGCTGTGCAACCAGTCACCATCAAAGGCCTTGGAGGCAGCTCTCTTGCTGGAACTAAGCTCACCGTCAAGCCAACTCGCCAGAATTTGAGACCCAAAAGCTTCaa GGCTGGTGCTGTAGTGGCTAAGTATGGTGATAAGAGTGTGTACTTTGATTTGGAGGATTTGGGCAACACTACGGGCCAGTGGGACTTGTACGGATCAGATGCTCCTTCACCGTACAACTCTCTTCAG AGCAAGTTCTTTGAGACATTTGCAGCTCCATTCACCAAGAGAGGATTATTGCTCAAGTTCTTGATATTGGGAGGAGGTTCAACCCTTGCTTACTTCAGTGCTACAGCTAGTGGTGACATTCTCCCAATCAAGAAGGGCCCTCAACTTCCACCAAAGCTCGGACCACGTGGCAAGATCTAA
- the LOC102616824 gene encoding 30S ribosomal protein S17, chloroplastic, translated as MSVITSSLHSLKLSSPKSRFLNGSTPLTRLSKPTSTPQNLPYASFPQIKAMKKMQGRVVCASSDKTVAVEVVRLDPHPKYKRRIRKKKKYQAHDPENQFQVGDLVQLEKSRPISKTKSFIAVAMPPRNASKKAAGESSNAGNNELGIPLESEQQLEA; from the coding sequence ATGTCCGTCATCACCTCATCACTTCACTCTCTGAAACTCTCATCTCCCAAATCTCGCTTCCTCAATGGCTCCACTCCTCTTACTCGCCTCTCAAAACCCACTTCCACTCCGCAAAATCTCCCCTATGCTTCGTTTCCTCAAATCAAGGCCATGAAAAAAATGCAGGGCAGAGTTGTTTGTGCATCAAGCGACAAGACAGTTGCTGTTGAAGTTGTGCGTTTAGACCCACATCCAAAGTACAAAAGAAGAAtcagaaagaagaagaagtatcAAGCTCATGACCCTGAGAATCAATTCCAAGTTGGTGACCTTGTTCAGCTTGAAAAGTCCAGGCCCATTAGCAAGACTAAATCTTTTATTGCTGTGGCCATGCCCCCAAGGAATGCGAGCAAGAAAGCGGCTGGTGAGAGTAGTAATGCCGGTAATAATGAGCTTGGGATCCCTTTAGAGAGTGAGCAACAACTGGAGGCTTAG
- the LOC102622098 gene encoding uncharacterized protein LOC102622098 isoform X2: MMLSAKSESDITSLAPSSPSRSPKRPVYYVQSPSRDSQDGDKSSSLQPSPMESPSHPSFGRHSRNSSASRFSGIFRSSSGRKGTRKRNDKGWPECNVILEEGKYDEFEDKGFVRRFQAFIALFSFVLLFTVFCLIIWGASRPFKAEITVKSLSMHNFYVGEGSDSTGVPTKMLTMNGSLKISVYNPATIFGIHVSSTPIDVVYSEIVIATGQLKKYYQPRKSHRTVSVNLQGNKVPLYGAGSGLTITPTGGEVPSTLKFGIRSRGEAVGKLVKTTHKKQITCPLVIDILSTKPIKFKKNACTYD, encoded by the exons atgaTGCTATCAGCAAAATCTGAGTCTGACATCACAAGCTTGGCACCATCATCACCCTCAAGGTCACCAAAACGTCCTGTGTACTATGTGCAAAGCCCTTCAAGGGATTCTCAGGATGGGGACAAGTCATCCTCATTGCAACCAAGCCCCATGGAGTCGCCTTCACATCCGTCTTTCGGCAGGCACTCCAGAAACTCTTCTGCCAGCAGGTTTTCAGGCATTTTCCGGTCGTCTTCTGGGAGGAAAGGGACGAGAAAAAGGAACGATAAAGGGTGGCCTGAGTGTAATGTGATATtggaagaaggaaaatatGATGAGTTTGAAGATAAGGGCTTTGTAAGAAGGTTTCAGGCCTTTATTGCTCTTTTCAGTTTTGTGCTTTTGTTTACTGTTTTTTGCTTGATTATTTGGGGTGCCAGCAGGCCTTTCAAGGCAGAGATTACTGTCAAG AGCTTATCAATGCACAACTTCTATGTCGGTGAGGGTTCAGACTCCACTGGAGTTCCAACAAAGATGCTAACAATGAATGGCTCATTGAAGATAAGCGTGTACAACCCTGCTACAATATTTGGCATTCATGTCAGCTCCACGCCTATCGATGTCGTCTACTCAGAGATTGTTATTGCAACTGGGCAG TTGAAGAAATATTATCAGCCAAGGAAAAGTCACCGAACTGTGTCGGTGAACTTGCAAGGTAACAAGGTTCCACTCTACGGGGCAGGATCAGGTTTGACAATTACTCCAACCGGAGGTGAAGTTCCGTCGACACTGAAGTTTGGAATCCGATCAAGAGGAGAAGCTGTGGGAAAGCTGGTGAAGACAACACACAAGAAGCAAATTACCTGCCCTTTAGTCATCGACATTCTCAGCACTAAGCCCATCAAGTTCAAGAAGAATGCATGCACATATGACTGA
- the LOC102615944 gene encoding hydroxyphenylpyruvate reductase: MESIGVLMACPMNTYLEQELERRFNLFKFWTVSDKTQFLKAQQNNIRAVVGNATAGADAELIDALPKLEIVSSFSVGLDKVDVAKCKEKGVRVTNTPDVLTDDVADLAIGLMLAVLRRLCESDRYVRSGKWKKGDYKLTTKFTGKTVGIIGLGRIGMAVAKRAEAFSCPINYYSRTEKPNLKYKYYPSVVELASNCHILVVACPLTEETRHIINREVIDALGPKGVLINIGRGPHVDERELLSALVEGRLGGAGLDVFENEPHVPEELFGLENVVLMPHVGSGTVETRKTMADLVLGNLEAHFLNKPLLTPVV; the protein is encoded by the exons ATGGAGTCAATCGGTGTCTTGATGGCCTGTCCCATGAACACGTACTTAGAGCAGGAACTCGAGAGAAGATTCAATCTTTTCAAGTTCTGGACGGTTTCAGACAAAACCCAGTTCCTAAAAGCACAACAAAACAACATACGTGCGGTTGTCGGGAACGCGACGGCCGGTGCTGACGCTGAACTGATTGATGCTTTACCTAAGCTTGAGATTGTATCGAGTTTTAGTGTGGGATTGGACAAGGTTGACGTGGCCAAGTGCAAAGAAAAGGGCGTTAGAGTTACTAACACCCCTGAtgtgttgactgatgacgtggccgATTTGGCCATTGGGTTGATGTTGGCTGTGTTGAGGAGGTTGTGTGAGAGCGATAGGTATGTCAGAAGTGGGAAGTGGAAGAAGGGGGATTATAAGCTGACCACTAAG ttcACTGGAAAAACAGTTGGCATTATTGGGCTAGGAAGAATTGGCATGGCAGTTGCTAAGAGAGCTGAAGCATTTAGCTGCCCAATCAACTACTACTCTAGAACAGAGAAACCAAATTTGAAATACAAATACTACCCTAGTGTAGTTGAGTTGGCCTCCAACTGTCACATTCTGGTCGTTGCATGCCCACTAACGGAAGAGACCCGCCATATCATTAATCGTGAAGTCATTGATGCTTTGGGACCAAAAGGTGTTCTCATCAACATTGGGAGGGGTCCTCACGTGGATGAACGTGAACTGTTGTCTGCACTGGTTGAAGGCCGTTTAGGCGGAGCTGGGCTCGATGTGTTTGAAAATGAGCCTCATGTACCTGAGGAGCTCTTTGGTCTAGAAAATGTGGTCCTTATGCCACATGTAGGAAGTGGCACAGTGGAAACCCGCAAAACCATGGCTGACCTTGTACTTGGGAATTTGGAAGCTCATTTTCTGAACAAACCGCTGCTTACTCCAGTAGTTTGA
- the LOC102622098 gene encoding uncharacterized protein LOC102622098 isoform X1: protein MMLSAKSESDITSLAPSSPSRSPKRPVYYVQSPSRDSQDGDKSSSLQPSPMESPSHPSFGRHSRNSSASRFSGIFRSSSGRKGTRKRNDKGWPECNVILEEGKYDEFEDKGFVRRFQAFIALFSFVLLFTVFCLIIWGASRPFKAEITVKSLSMHNFYVGEGSDSTGVPTKMLTMNGSLKISVYNPATIFGIHVSSTPIDVVYSEIVIATGQLKKYYQPRKSHRTVSVNLQGNKVPLYGAGSGLTITPTGGEVPSTLKFGIRSRGEAVGKLVKTTHKKQITCPLVIDILSTKPIKFKKNACTYD, encoded by the exons atgaTGCTATCAGCAAAATCTGAGTCTGACATCACAAGCTTGGCACCATCATCACCCTCAAGGTCACCAAAACGTCCTGTGTACTATGTGCAAAGCCCTTCAAGGGATTCTCAGGATGGGGACAAGTCATCCTCATTGCAACCAAGCCCCATGGAGTCGCCTTCACATCCGTCTTTCGGCAGGCACTCCAGAAACTCTTCTGCCAGCAGGTTTTCAGGCATTTTCCGGTCGTCTTCTGGGAGGAAAGGGACGAGAAAAAGGAACGATAAAGGGTGGCCTGAGTGTAATGTGATATtggaagaaggaaaatatGATGAGTTTGAAGATAAGGGCTTTGTAAGAAGGTTTCAGGCCTTTATTGCTCTTTTCAGTTTTGTGCTTTTGTTTACTGTTTTTTGCTTGATTATTTGGGGTGCCAGCAGGCCTTTCAAGGCAGAGATTACTGTCAAG AGCTTATCAATGCACAACTTTTATGTCGGTGAGGGTTCAGACTCCACTGGAGTTCCAACAAAGATGCTAACAATGAATGGCTCATTGAAGATAAGCGTGTACAACCCTGCTACAATATTTGGCATTCATGTCAGCTCCACGCCTATCGATGTCGTCTACTCAGAGATTGTTATTGCAACTGGGCAG TTGAAGAAATATTATCAGCCAAGGAAAAGTCACCGAACTGTGTCGGTGAACTTGCAAGGTAACAAGGTTCCACTCTACGGGGCAGGATCAGGTTTGACAATTACTCCAACCGGAGGTGAAGTTCCGTCGACACTGAAGTTTGGAATCCGATCAAGAGGAGAAGCTGTGGGAAAGCTGGTGAAGACAACACACAAGAAGCAAATTACCTGCCCTTTAGTCATCGACATTCTCAGCACTAAGCCCATCAAGTTCAAGAAGAATGCATGCACATATGACTGA
- the LOC102622397 gene encoding uncharacterized protein LOC102622397: MDNNMDNNSNNIIVLMVCPVSNYLEQEIEKSFKVFKLWHFEDKEQFINTHKDSIQAVVGSAAAGADAELIESLPKLEIVATCSVGLDKIDLARCKEKGIRVANTPDVLTDDVADLAIGLILAVLRRICESDRYVRSGEWKKGEFKLTTKFTGKSVGILGMGRIGTAIAKRAEAFDCIIGYNSRTEKPNLNYKYYPNLIDLASNCQILVVACSLTEETQHIVNRQVINALGPKGVLINIGRGLLVDEHELVSALLQGRLGGAGLDVFEHEPDVPEELIGLENVVLLPHVASATVETRKAMADLVVGNLQAHFGKKPLLTPVTVPKSHPKCFFNSHKGYLTVTIQACAQLIVFTPKVKDLSVIFPPFCLHDSYFKGNSNGKITGKMEKIGVLMTTPMSNYLEQELAARFTLFKLWTQSCKNKFFQENSSAIRAVVGDTKCGADAELIDSLPTLEIVASYSVGLDKIDLDKCKDKAVRVTNTPDVLTDDVADLAVGLVLAVLRRVCEFDEFVKSGKWKNGHFELGSKFSGKSVGIVGLGRIGTAIAKRVEAFGCPISYHSRSEKSHANYKYYTNIIDLASNCQILIVACSLTEETHHIVNRKVIDALGPSGILINIGRGAHIDEPELVSALLEGRLAGAGLDVYENEPEVPEQMLGLNNVVLLPHVGSDTEETSKAMADLVIENLVAHFSNKPLLTPVI, translated from the exons ATGGACAACAACATGgacaacaacagcaacaacatcATTGTCCTTATGGTCTGCCCAGTATCAAATTATCTTGaacaagaaattgaaaaaagctTCAAGGTGTTCAAGTTATGGCACTTTGAAGACAAGGAACAGTTCATCAACACTCATAAAGATTCCATTCAAGCTGTCGTTGGTAGTGCTGCAGCTGGGGCAGATGCAGAACTGATTGAATCCTTACCTAAACTAGAGATTGTGGCGACTTGCAGTGTAGGTTTGGACAAAATTGACTTGGCTAGGTGTAAAGAGAAGGGTATTAGAGTTGCTAACACTCCTGAtgtgttgactgatgatgtagCAGACTTAGCCATCGGGTTGATATTGGCTGTGTTGAGGAGGATTTGTGAGAGTGATAGATATGTCAGAAGTGGGGAGTGGAAGAAGGGAGAGTTCAAGTTGACTACTAAG TTCACTGGAAAATCAGTTGGCATTCTTGGGATGGGCAGAATAGGCACGGCAATTGCCAAGAGAGCAGAAGCATTTGACTGCATTATCGGCTACAACTCCAGAACTGAGAAACCAAACTTAAACTACAAATACTATCCAAACCTCATTGACTTGGCTTCAAACTGCCAGATCCTGGTTGTTGCATGTTCCTTAACAGAAGAAACTCAACACATCGTAAATCGACAAGTCATTAATGCATTAGGCCCAAAAGGTGTGCTTATCAACATTGGCAGAGGCCTTCTGGTTGATGAACATGAGCTGGTGTCTGCATTGCTTCAAGGAAGATTAGGTGGCGCTGGACTTGATGTGTTTGAACATGAGCCTGATGTGCCTGAAGAGCTTATTGGCCTTGAAAATGTAGTGCTGTTGCCTCATGTAGCCAGTGCAACAGTAGAAACTCGCAAGGCCATGGCTGATCTTGTTGTTGGAAACTTGCAGGCTCACTTTGGGAAGAAACCATTATTAACGCCGGTG ACAGTGCCAAAATCTCATCctaaatgtttttttaattctcaCAAGGGGTATTTAACTGTCACAATTCAAGCATGTGCACAACTAATTGTATTTACACCTAAGGTTAAGGATCTGTCTGTAATTTTCCCTCCATTTTGCCTTCACGACTCCTATTTCAAGGGAAATTCAAACGGAAAAATCACTggaaaaatggagaaaatagGTGTTCTTATGACGACTCCAATGTCAAATTACCTCGAACAAGAACTCGCAGCCCGCTTCACTCTCTTTAAACTCTGGACTCAATCTtgcaaaaacaaatttttccAAGAGAATTCAAGTGCCATCAGAGCTGTGGTAGGTGACACAAAATGTGGGGCTGATGCAGAGCTGATAGATTCACTTCCCACCTTGGAGATAGTGGCAAGTTACAGTGTGGGATTGGACAAGATTGACTTGGACAAGTGTAAAGACAAGGCTGTTAGAGTTACTAACACTCCTGAtgtgttgactgatgacgtggcagaCTTGGCTGTTGGATTGGTTTTGGCTGTTCTGAGAAGGGTTTGTGAGTTTGATGAGTTTGTTAAGTCTGGCAAGTGGAAAAATGGTCACTTCGAATTGGGTTCTAAG TTCAGTGGTAAATCTGTCGGCATTGTTGGGCTGGGCAGGATTGGAACAGCAATTGCAAAGAGAGTAGAAGCTTTTGGTTGCCCAATTAGTTATCACTCCAGGTCGGAGAAATCACATGCAAATTATAAATACTACACAAACATTATTGACTTAGCCTCCAATTGTCAAATCCTCATTGTGGCTTGCTCTCTAACAGAGGAAACTCACCACATTGTCAATCGCAAAGTCATTGATGCATTAGGTCCCAGTGGCATTCTCATCAACATTGGACGAGGTGCACATATAGATGAACCGGAGCTGGTATCTGCATTGCTTGAAGGAAGATTGGCTGGAGCTGGGCTCGATGTATATGAAAATGAGCCTGAAGTTCCTGAACAAATGCTAGGCCTTAATAATGTAGTCCTCTTGCCACATGTGGGAAGTGATACAGAGGAAACCAGCAAGGCAATGGCGGACCTTGTAATCGAAAACTTGGTGGCACATTTTAGTAACAAGCCCTTGTTGACTCCAGTCATATGA
- the LOC102615068 gene encoding dynein light chain 1, cytoplasmic has protein sequence MLEGKALIEDTDMPVKMQLYAMASASQALDVYDVFDCKSIAAHIKKEFDKRYGGGWQCVVGSNFGCFFTHTEGTFIYFQLETLKFLIFKGSSSPPPTSH, from the exons ATGCTGGAAGGCAAAGCTTTGATTGAAGATACAGATATGCCAGTGAAGATGCAGTTGTATGCCATGGCTTCTGCTTCTCAAGCTCTTGATGTTTATGATGTTTTTGATTGCAAATCCATTGCTGCCCACATAAAAAAG GAGTTTGACAAAAGATATGGGGGAGGGTGGCAATGTGTGGTGGGATCAAATTTCGGTTGTTTCTTTACACATACTGAGGggacattcatttattttcaattggaGACTCTCAAGTTTCTCATCTTCAAAGgttcttcttctcctcctcCCACCAGTCATTGA
- the LOC102622098 gene encoding uncharacterized protein LOC102622098 isoform X3, whose translation MMLSAKSESDITSLAPSSPSRSPKRPVYYVQSPSRDSQDGDKSSSLQPSPMESPSHPSFGRHSRNSSASRFSGIFRSSSGRKGTRKRNDKGWPECNVILEEGKYDEFEDKGFVRRFQAFIALFSFVLLFTVFCLIIWGASRPFKAEITVKSLSMHNFYVGEGSDSTGVPTKMLTMNGSLKISVYNPATIFGIHVSSTPIDVVYSEIVIATGQLKKYYQPRKSHRTVSVNLQSNKVPLYGAGSGLTISPTGGEVPSTLKFGIRSRGEVVGKLVKTTHKKQITCPLVIDILSTKPIKFKKNACTYD comes from the exons atgaTGCTATCAGCAAAATCTGAGTCTGACATCACAAGCTTGGCACCATCATCACCCTCAAGGTCACCAAAACGTCCTGTGTACTATGTGCAAAGCCCTTCAAGGGATTCTCAGGATGGGGACAAGTCATCCTCATTGCAACCAAGCCCCATGGAGTCGCCTTCACATCCGTCTTTCGGCAGGCACTCCAGAAACTCTTCTGCCAGCAGGTTTTCAGGCATTTTCCGGTCGTCTTCTGGGAGGAAAGGGACGAGAAAAAGGAACGATAAAGGGTGGCCTGAGTGTAATGTGATATtggaagaaggaaaatatGATGAGTTTGAAGATAAGGGCTTTGTAAGAAGGTTTCAGGCCTTTATTGCTCTTTTCAGTTTTGTGCTTTTGTTTACTGTTTTTTGCTTGATTATTTGGGGTGCCAGCAGGCCTTTCAAGGCAGAGATTACTGTCAAG AGCTTATCAATGCACAACTTTTATGTCGGTGAGGGTTCAGACTCCACTGGAGTTCCAACAAAGATGCTAACAATGAATGGCTCATTGAAGATAAGCGTGTACAACCCTGCTACAATATTTGGCATTCATGTCAGCTCCACGCCTATCGATGTCGTCTACTCAGAGATTGTTATTGCAACTGGGCAG TTGAAGAAATATTATCAGCCAAGGAAAAGTCACCGAACTGTGTCGGTGAACTTGCAAAGTAACAAGGTTCCACTCTATGGGGCAGGATCAGGTTTAACAATTTCTCCAACCGGAGGTGAAGTTCCTTCGACACTGAAGTTTGGAATCCGATCAAGAGGAGAAGTTGTGGGAAAGCTGGTGAAGACAACACACAAGAAGCAAATCAC CTGCCCTTTAGTCATCGACATTCTCAGCACTAAGCCCATCAAGTTCAAGAAGAATGCATGCACATATGACTGA
- the LOC102622699 gene encoding peroxidase 40-like isoform X1 has product MKMGLRELTMVLILWGSCCLFAGGNGVLVLHFYKKSCPSAEMPVKEEMKRNMLSDISSAAAILRLDFHDCQVDGCDGSILLGNSNGITTETLSDKNFGIRKVDIINEIKSSLETICPETVSCADFIQLAARDAVYLSGGPYIEVLTGRRDAVSGKKERADNQLPTYDISVSEFTGFSFRRTLVWKMELHSWVHNLY; this is encoded by the exons atgaaaatgggatTAAGAGAATTGACAATGGTGTTGATTTTGTGGGGTTCTTGCTGCTTGTTTGCAGGTGGAAATGGGGTACTTGTGCTTCACTTTTATAAAAAGAGTTGCCCTAGTGCAGAAATGCCAGTAAAAGAGgagatgaaaagaaatatGCTGAGTGATATTTCTTCTGCTGCTGCCATTCTTAGACTGGATTTTCATGATTGTCAAGTcgat GGTTGTGATGGATCAATTCTTCTCGGAAACTCAAACGGGATTACAACAGAAACATTATCGGACAAGAATTTCGGAATCCGGAAGGTTGATATTATCAATGAGATAAAGAGTTCCCTTGAAACAATTTGTCCTGAAACAGTTTCTTGTGCTGATTTTATCCAGTTAGCTGCAAGGGATGCTGTATACCTG TCTGGAGGGCCATACATAGAGGTTTTAACTGGAAGAAGAGATGCCGTTTCGGGAAAGAAGGAGAGAGCCGATAATCAGCTTCCGACTTACGATATTTCTGTCAGCGAATTCACTGGGTTTTCCTTCAGAAGAACATTAGTTTGGAAGATGGAGTTGCACTCATGGGTACACAACTtgtactaa
- the LOC102616233 gene encoding rop guanine nucleotide exchange factor 12: MVRALELEQENYRSRLFHFKGLHDTGRHAKSLSIESAGKLGDAASFDEAPPTYRSQGPRSDHPMEKQQIGSAFGRNMIPRSPLTKDDATAQTHERLQQDMEQMKERFAKLLLGEDMSGGGKGVSSALALSNAITNLAASVFSEQARLEPMSAETKARWRKEIDWLLSVTDHIVEFVPSQQKSKDGTNMEIMVTRQRTDLHMNIPALRKLDAMLVECLENFKDQSEFYYVSKDAPDSEKGNTKRSDEKWWLPTPKVPPNGLSDMARKFLQYQKDCVNQVLKAAMAINAQVLSEMEIPENYIETLPKNGRASLGDAIYRSITVEYFNPDQFLSTMDLSSEHKILDLKNRIEASIVIWRRKMNQKDGKSAWGSAVSLEKREQFEERAETILLILKQWYPGIPQSSLDISKIQFNKDIGQAVLESYSRILESLAFTVLSRIEDVLYADFATQNPSQAALMRNSLRCTSFSATDRLITPLDETERPSSVEGMTLLDFMGWGLGSDQAENEGKKEPEEVADEPVKDDEKFTTPKGPKLTHIVTSKRVSYLESLGGLRSPTARH, translated from the exons ATGGTTCGTGCATTGGAGCTAGAACAAGAGAATTATAGGTCAAGGTTGTTTCATTTCAAAGGGCTGCATGATACAGGAAGGCATGCAAAGAGTTTGAGCATCGAGAGTGCGGGTAAATTAGGTGATGCAGCATCTTTTGATGAGGCGCCACCCACGTATAGAAGTCAGGGGCCTAGAAGTGATCACCCCATGGAGAAGCAGCAAATTGGAAGTGCTTTTGGTCGAAACATGATTCCTAGGTCTCCGCTGACCAAGGATGATGCCACGGCACAAACCCATGAAAGACTACAACAgg ATATGGAACAAATGAAGGAAAGATTTGCGAAACTGCTTTTGGGAGAAGACATGTCTGGTGGAGGAAAGGGAGTTTCATCTGCTTTGGCACTGTCAAATGCCATTACAAATCTTGCAGCTTCTGTATTCAGTGAGCAAGCGCGTTTAGAGCCAATGTCAGCTGAGACAAAGGCAAGAtggagaaaagaaattgattggCTTTTATCTGTGACTGATCACATTGTTGAATTTGTTCCTTCTCAGCAGAAATCCAAGGATGGAACAAATATGGAg ATCATGGTGACGCGACAAAGAACTGATCTTCACATGAATATCCCTGCATTGCGGAAGCTTGATGCAATGCTTGTT GAGTGTCTAGAAAATTTTAAGGACCAATCCGAGTTCtattatgtttcaaaagaTGCACCTGACTCAGAAAAAGGAAACACCAAGAGAAGTGATGAGAAATGGTGGCTGCCTACGCCTAAAGTTCCCCCAAATGGTCTGTCTGACATGGCAAGAAAATTCCTGCAGTACCAGAAGGATTGTGTAAACCAAGTGCTTAAAGCAGCCATGGCTATAAATGCTCAAGTTCTTTCCGAAATGGAGATCCCAGAGAATTACATAGAAACTTTGCCCAAG AATGGGAGGGCAAGCCTTGGGGACGCAATCTACAGGAGTATAACTGTTGAATACTTTAATCCTGACCAGTTCCTATCGACAATGGACTTATCATCAGAGCACAAAATCTTGGACCTAAAGAACAGAATTGAGGCTTCCATAGTGATCTGGAGGAGAAAGATGAACCAAAAAGACGGAAAATCAGCTTGGGGTTCAGCTGTAAGCTTGGAGAAGAGAGAACAGTTTGAAGAGAGAGCAGAGACCATCTTACTCATTCTCAAACAATGGTACCCTGGAATCCCTCAATCTTCTCTAGACATCAGCAAAATCCAATTCAACAAG GATATTGGGCAGGCGGTTCTGGAAAGTTATTCAAGAATACTTGAAAGTTTGGCCTTCACAGTCCTGTCGCGAATTGAAGATGTACTCTATGCTGATTTTGCCACTCAAAATCCATCACAAGCAGCACTGATGAGAAATTCTTTGAGGTGTACCTCTTTTTCAGCAACAGACAGGTTAATTACTCCCTTGGATGAGACAGAAAGGCCGAGCTCAGTGGAGGGAATGACACTACTGGATTTTATGGGTTGGGGTTTAGGTTCAGATCAAGCTGAGAATGAAGGGAAGAAGGAACCAGAAGAGGTTGCTGATGAACCAGTGAAAGATGACGAAAAGTTTACAACACCAAAAGGTCCAAAACTTACTCACATTGTGACCAGCAAGAGGGTTTCTTACCTAGAAAGCTTAGGCGGTCTACGAAGCCCCACTGCCCGGCATTAA
- the LOC102622699 gene encoding peroxidase 40-like isoform X2, with protein sequence MKMGLRELTMVLILWGSCCLFAGGNGVLVLHFYKKSCPSAEMPVKEEMKRNMLSDISSAAAILRLDFHDCQVDGCDGSILLGNSNGITTETLSDKNFGIRKVDIINEIKSSLETICPETVSCADFIQLAARDAVYLSGGPYIEVLTGRRDAVSGKKERADNQLPTYDISVSEFTGFSFRRTLVWKMELHSWDLTL encoded by the exons atgaaaatgggatTAAGAGAATTGACAATGGTGTTGATTTTGTGGGGTTCTTGCTGCTTGTTTGCAGGTGGAAATGGGGTACTTGTGCTTCACTTTTATAAAAAGAGTTGCCCTAGTGCAGAAATGCCAGTAAAAGAGgagatgaaaagaaatatGCTGAGTGATATTTCTTCTGCTGCTGCCATTCTTAGACTGGATTTTCATGATTGTCAAGTcgat GGTTGTGATGGATCAATTCTTCTCGGAAACTCAAACGGGATTACAACAGAAACATTATCGGACAAGAATTTCGGAATCCGGAAGGTTGATATTATCAATGAGATAAAGAGTTCCCTTGAAACAATTTGTCCTGAAACAGTTTCTTGTGCTGATTTTATCCAGTTAGCTGCAAGGGATGCTGTATACCTG TCTGGAGGGCCATACATAGAGGTTTTAACTGGAAGAAGAGATGCCGTTTCGGGAAAGAAGGAGAGAGCCGATAATCAGCTTCCGACTTACGATATTTCTGTCAGCGAATTCACTGGGTTTTCCTTCAGAAGAACATTAGTTTGGAAGATGGAGTTGCACTCATGG GATCTCACACTCTAG